Proteins from one Nicotiana tabacum cultivar K326 chromosome 23, ASM71507v2, whole genome shotgun sequence genomic window:
- the LOC107806770 gene encoding uncharacterized protein LOC107806770, protein MGILSWWKGDKKETPKTTQKPDPKPQISSGKPEVPGMNGAVEVSRPNLPPADITVFEFGSVAASVDKVTLAGYCPVSDELEPCRWEILPATGSNAPQFRVVF, encoded by the coding sequence ATGGGGATTCTATCATGGTGGAAGGGCGACAAAAAGGAAACTCCTAAAACCACCCAGAAACCCGACCCGAAACCCCAAATCTCATCCGGCAAGCCGGAGGTTCCGGGCATGAACGGAGCCGTTGAGGTTTCCCGGCCAAATCTACCGCCGGCGGATATAACTGTTTTCGAGTTCGGGTCAGTGGCTGCTTCTGTTGATAAGGTTACACTTGCTGGATATTGTCCTGTTTCTGATGAGCTTGAGCCCTGCCGTTGGGAGATTTTACCGGCGACTGGGTCTAACGCACCACAATTTCGCGTGGTTTTCTGA